One part of the Enterococcus sp. DIV1094 genome encodes these proteins:
- a CDS encoding oxaloacetate decarboxylase subunit alpha: MGKKIQMMETVLRDGQQSLIATRMTTADMLPILTTLDEAGYHSLEMWGGATFDACLRYLNEDPWERLRLIRSQVKNTKLQMLLRGQNLLGYKNYADDVVREFVEKSIENGIDIIRVFDALNDVRNLQTSIVTAKEAGGHCQTAISYTTSEIHTIDYFVKLAKEMAATGADSLCIKDMAGVLTPQTGYELISRIKDAVPLPLEVHTHATSGIAEMTYLKVVEAGADIIDTAISSFAGGTSQPATESMALVLAEMGYDTGLDMKKITEIAEYFNPLRDRFRNEGMLNPKVKDIEPKTLIYQVPGGMLSNLLSQLTEQGLQDKYEEVLAEVPKVRSDLGFPPLVTPLSQMVGTQALMNVISGDRYKLVPTEIKEYVRGLYGRPPAPIAEEIKQKIIGEDEVLTVRPADLLAPQLPQFEKEISDYAKSTEDLLSYALFPQQAKDFLGRREDRFYDVPLQTVEVMIDID, translated from the coding sequence ATGGGGAAAAAAATCCAAATGATGGAAACTGTCTTGCGTGATGGTCAACAGAGTTTGATTGCTACAAGAATGACTACAGCAGACATGTTGCCGATTTTGACCACGCTAGATGAAGCAGGTTATCATTCATTAGAGATGTGGGGAGGTGCAACCTTTGATGCTTGCTTACGTTACTTGAATGAAGACCCTTGGGAACGCTTGCGTCTGATTCGCTCACAAGTAAAAAATACAAAACTGCAAATGTTACTGCGTGGACAAAATCTACTTGGCTATAAAAATTACGCAGATGATGTAGTAAGAGAATTTGTCGAAAAATCGATCGAAAATGGGATCGACATTATTCGTGTTTTTGACGCATTGAATGATGTCCGTAATTTACAAACATCGATCGTGACAGCCAAAGAAGCTGGTGGACATTGCCAAACAGCCATTTCTTACACGACCAGTGAGATCCACACAATCGATTATTTTGTTAAATTAGCAAAAGAAATGGCTGCTACAGGTGCCGATTCTTTATGTATCAAAGATATGGCAGGAGTACTAACACCACAAACAGGGTATGAATTGATCAGTCGGATCAAGGATGCTGTCCCATTACCTTTAGAAGTCCATACGCACGCCACAAGTGGTATCGCCGAAATGACGTATTTAAAAGTGGTAGAAGCAGGAGCAGATATCATCGATACAGCGATCTCTTCTTTTGCCGGTGGCACGAGCCAACCTGCAACGGAATCAATGGCTTTGGTCCTTGCAGAGATGGGCTATGATACAGGATTAGACATGAAAAAGATCACAGAAATAGCAGAATACTTTAATCCGCTAAGAGATCGTTTTCGAAACGAAGGGATGTTAAATCCCAAAGTAAAGGATATCGAACCCAAAACGTTGATTTACCAAGTCCCTGGAGGTATGTTATCGAATCTTTTGAGCCAACTAACCGAACAAGGACTACAAGATAAATATGAGGAAGTATTAGCAGAAGTACCAAAAGTTCGATCAGATCTTGGGTTTCCACCACTTGTCACCCCATTATCTCAAATGGTAGGAACACAGGCCTTGATGAATGTGATTTCTGGTGACCGCTACAAGCTCGTCCCAACTGAAATCAAAGAATACGTCCGTGGACTATATGGCCGTCCGCCAGCACCGATTGCTGAAGAGATCAAACAAAAAATCATCGGAGAAGACGAAGTACTCACTGTACGACCCGCCGATTTATTGGCACCACAATTGCCTCAATTCGAAAAAGAAATCAGCGACTATGCAAAATCAACAGAAGATCTTTTGAGTTATGCGTTATTCCCTCAGCAAGCCAAAGATTTCTTAGGACGTCGCGAAGATCGGTTTTATGACGTACCACTGCAAACGGTTGAAGTGATGATCGACATCGATTGA
- the citX gene encoding citrate lyase holo-[acyl-carrier protein] synthase, which yields MQKKYGRISKKNLLKANPQAVLLSATMNIPGPVKTSEEIAQVFHVMIDAVEKSVSEVRPLVHLYRKKKTGYEYFLVLPLGKETLKKRMIELEETCLFGRLVDLDVLFWEEGQLQPVSRDMLGYKQRTCFICSEEAKVCSRQQKHPFQEIRNHIQQLVEKGRE from the coding sequence ATGCAAAAGAAGTACGGGCGAATATCCAAAAAAAATTTATTAAAAGCAAATCCACAAGCGGTATTGCTTTCAGCAACCATGAATATACCGGGGCCTGTCAAAACGTCAGAAGAAATCGCACAAGTATTTCATGTGATGATCGATGCTGTCGAAAAAAGTGTTTCAGAGGTCAGACCATTGGTTCATTTATATCGCAAGAAAAAAACGGGTTACGAGTATTTTTTAGTTCTTCCATTAGGAAAAGAGACACTAAAAAAACGCATGATCGAACTTGAAGAAACTTGTCTTTTTGGGCGACTCGTAGATCTAGACGTTCTTTTTTGGGAAGAAGGACAGCTTCAACCAGTCAGTCGTGACATGCTGGGTTATAAGCAACGGACGTGTTTCATTTGTTCCGAAGAAGCTAAAGTATGTAGCCGTCAACAGAAACATCCATTCCAAGAAATACGTAACCATATCCAACAACTCGTTGAGAAAGGAAGGGAGTAA
- the citF gene encoding citrate lyase subunit alpha — translation MVVNKVGKEIPQTVAENHLLYEGELTHVETYKEASRKIKPVLPNEKKIVGSLKEAIEKTGLKDGMTISFHHHFREGDFVLNMVMEEIAQMGIKDLTIAPSSIANVHEPLIEHIKNGVVTGITTSGLRDKVGAAISEGVMEKPVVIRSHGGRARAIATGDLPIDVAFLGAPSSDEYGNANGTAGKATCGSLGYAMIDAKYADQVVILTDTLVDFPNTPISIAQTDVDYVVKVEAIGDPEGIAKGATRFTKNPKELLIAEYAAKVITHSPYYQQGFSFQTGTGGAALAVTRFLREAMLKDQMTASFVLGGITNAMAELLEEGLVEKIIDVQDFDHLSAISLGENSKHYEIDASMYASPASKGAMVNQLDTAILSALEIDTDYNVNVMTGSDGVIRGAVGGHPDTSKGCKMSLVITPLIRGRIPTVVDHVNTVVTPGTSIDVLVTEVGIAINPKRQDLIDYFKEVDIPKYTIDELKQKAYDIVGEPSPIQYGEKVVALVEYRDGTLIDVVRNV, via the coding sequence ATGGTTGTAAATAAAGTTGGCAAAGAGATTCCACAAACAGTAGCGGAAAATCATCTTCTATACGAAGGTGAGTTAACGCATGTTGAAACATACAAAGAAGCCAGTCGGAAAATCAAACCTGTATTGCCAAATGAGAAAAAAATCGTTGGGAGTCTCAAGGAAGCCATTGAAAAAACTGGTTTGAAAGATGGCATGACGATTTCTTTTCATCATCATTTCCGTGAAGGGGACTTTGTGTTAAATATGGTTATGGAAGAAATCGCACAGATGGGGATCAAAGACCTTACGATTGCACCAAGCTCAATAGCCAATGTCCATGAACCCTTGATCGAGCATATCAAAAATGGGGTAGTAACTGGTATTACCACAAGTGGCTTACGGGACAAAGTAGGGGCTGCCATTTCAGAAGGTGTGATGGAAAAACCAGTAGTCATTCGTTCACATGGCGGAAGAGCGCGAGCTATTGCAACAGGTGATCTGCCTATCGATGTCGCTTTTTTAGGCGCTCCAAGTTCTGATGAATACGGAAATGCGAATGGAACTGCTGGAAAAGCCACTTGTGGCTCATTAGGCTATGCCATGATCGATGCAAAATATGCAGATCAAGTCGTCATCCTCACAGATACTTTGGTGGATTTTCCCAATACGCCTATCAGTATTGCGCAGACGGATGTCGATTATGTCGTGAAAGTTGAAGCAATAGGTGACCCTGAAGGGATTGCGAAAGGGGCGACCCGCTTTACCAAAAATCCGAAAGAACTGTTGATCGCGGAATATGCTGCAAAAGTCATCACTCACTCGCCGTATTATCAGCAAGGCTTCTCTTTCCAAACTGGCACAGGTGGCGCTGCACTGGCAGTGACTCGCTTTTTGCGAGAAGCAATGCTCAAAGATCAAATGACCGCTAGTTTTGTATTAGGTGGAATTACAAATGCAATGGCAGAATTATTGGAGGAAGGGCTAGTTGAAAAAATCATTGATGTCCAAGATTTCGATCATTTATCCGCCATTTCTTTAGGAGAAAATAGCAAGCACTATGAAATCGATGCGAGTATGTATGCTTCACCGGCAAGTAAAGGCGCAATGGTGAATCAGCTAGATACAGCAATCTTGTCTGCCTTGGAGATCGATACAGATTACAACGTCAATGTGATGACCGGCTCAGATGGTGTGATTCGCGGTGCGGTGGGTGGTCATCCAGATACAAGCAAAGGCTGCAAAATGAGTCTGGTGATCACCCCGCTGATTCGTGGACGAATACCGACTGTCGTGGATCATGTCAATACAGTTGTGACTCCCGGAACGAGCATCGATGTACTCGTCACAGAAGTAGGGATCGCAATCAATCCTAAACGCCAAGATCTGATTGACTATTTCAAGGAAGTAGATATTCCTAAGTATACGATTGACGAACTGAAACAAAAAGCATACGACATCGTTGGAGAACCATCACCGATCCAGTATGGCGAAAAAGTCGTTGCTTTAGTTGAGTATCGTGATGGTACCTTGATCGACGTGGTCAGAAATGTTTAG
- the citE gene encoding citrate (pro-3S)-lyase subunit beta: MERLRRTMMFVPGANAAMLRDAPLYGADSIMFDLEDAVSLKEKDSARLLVYFALKTFDYNKVETVVRINPLSAGGDQDIEAMILAGINVIRLPKTETAQDIVDVDQVITAVEEANQMPVGTTKMMAAIESAEGVLNAREIAHASSRLVGIALGAEDYVTNMKTQRYPDGQELFFARNMILHSARAAGIAAIDTVYSDVENVEGFQKEVSLIKQLGFDGKSVINPRQIPFVHAMYEPTEKEIQAAKEVIWGIQEAEAKGSGVISVNGKMVDKPIVERAERVIALAKAAKLIREEQI, from the coding sequence ATGGAACGTTTAAGGAGAACGATGATGTTTGTCCCGGGTGCAAATGCAGCCATGCTTAGAGATGCCCCATTGTATGGTGCAGATTCCATCATGTTTGATTTAGAAGATGCTGTATCTTTGAAAGAAAAGGATTCGGCACGTTTGCTCGTTTATTTTGCATTAAAAACATTTGATTACAACAAAGTAGAAACAGTCGTTCGAATCAATCCATTGTCTGCTGGAGGCGATCAAGACATTGAAGCAATGATTTTGGCTGGAATCAATGTGATTCGACTCCCGAAAACAGAAACAGCGCAAGATATCGTCGATGTTGATCAAGTCATTACTGCGGTCGAAGAAGCGAATCAAATGCCAGTTGGGACGACAAAAATGATGGCCGCGATCGAGTCCGCAGAAGGTGTGTTGAATGCTAGAGAGATCGCTCATGCCTCTAGTCGTTTAGTGGGGATCGCATTAGGGGCAGAAGATTATGTCACCAATATGAAAACGCAACGATATCCCGATGGACAAGAACTATTTTTTGCTCGTAATATGATTCTTCATTCAGCGAGAGCTGCTGGTATTGCGGCGATCGATACAGTCTATTCCGATGTAGAAAATGTTGAAGGGTTTCAAAAAGAAGTGAGTCTGATCAAACAATTGGGCTTTGATGGGAAGTCAGTGATCAATCCGCGTCAGATTCCTTTCGTCCATGCGATGTATGAACCAACAGAAAAAGAAATCCAAGCGGCCAAAGAAGTGATCTGGGGCATTCAAGAAGCGGAAGCAAAAGGCTCAGGTGTGATTTCTGTCAATGGCAAGATGGTCGATAAACCGATCGTTGAGCGAGCGGAAAGAGTGATTGCTCTCGCAAAAGCAGCAAAATTGATCAGAGAGGAGCAAATCTAA
- the citD gene encoding citrate lyase acyl carrier protein, with the protein MEIYQSAVAGTIESSDIMITIDPKEDKGIELSLTSSVEKQFGQQIRKVIMDTLQDLGIERVKVTATDKGALDCTIRARTVAAVYRAAKQERYDWKEIGSWNV; encoded by the coding sequence ATGGAAATATACCAAAGTGCAGTTGCTGGCACGATTGAATCAAGCGATATCATGATCACGATCGATCCAAAGGAAGATAAAGGGATTGAACTTTCTTTGACAAGCAGTGTCGAAAAACAATTTGGCCAACAAATCAGAAAAGTCATTATGGATACGTTGCAAGATTTAGGTATCGAAAGAGTGAAGGTGACGGCTACCGATAAAGGCGCACTTGATTGCACGATTCGTGCCAGAACCGTGGCAGCCGTTTATCGCGCAGCAAAACAAGAGCGTTATGATTGGAAGGAGATCGGTTCATGGAACGTTTAA
- the citC gene encoding [citrate (pro-3S)-lyase] ligase, giving the protein MYKIKRLWLEKDQHAYQQWLALVTQADLAIDEKVDYTVGIYKEEQLIATGSYERNILKYLVVEKTYQSENLLTKIVQELIDHLSEENRRHFFVYTSPGNQTFFRALGLKEIIATATILFMEYGTPDFHDYLGMLKKKKKEGTGCGIVMNANPFTKGHQYLVECASKKADQVYLFVLSEDRSEFSFDDRLEMVKQGVAHLTNVTILPTEDYLISSATFPAYFLKDHATEKATIAQATLDAQLFKEKIAPILAIESRLVGEEPYSKVTEIYNETLKKVFGESLSLIIIPRKRIKNEAISATKIRRALKEADDETLQVYLPASTYNYIKNHIQQR; this is encoded by the coding sequence ATGTATAAAATAAAACGATTATGGTTGGAAAAAGATCAGCATGCATATCAGCAATGGCTCGCACTAGTTACACAAGCGGATCTTGCCATCGATGAAAAAGTTGACTATACAGTCGGGATCTATAAAGAAGAACAACTGATCGCAACCGGTTCGTATGAAAGAAATATCTTGAAATATTTGGTTGTGGAGAAAACATATCAATCAGAAAATCTATTAACAAAAATCGTTCAGGAATTGATCGATCATTTGTCTGAAGAAAATCGGAGACATTTCTTTGTCTACACTAGCCCAGGTAATCAAACATTTTTTCGAGCGCTGGGATTGAAAGAAATCATTGCCACAGCAACCATTTTGTTTATGGAATATGGGACACCGGATTTTCATGACTATCTTGGCATGTTGAAGAAAAAAAAGAAGGAAGGAACAGGATGTGGGATTGTGATGAATGCGAATCCTTTTACAAAAGGTCACCAATACTTGGTTGAATGTGCATCAAAAAAAGCAGATCAAGTCTATCTTTTCGTCTTATCAGAAGATCGCTCAGAATTTTCCTTTGACGACCGCTTGGAGATGGTCAAGCAAGGGGTGGCACATTTAACTAATGTGACGATCTTACCAACAGAAGATTATCTGATTTCTTCCGCCACATTTCCTGCATATTTTTTAAAAGACCATGCCACAGAAAAAGCAACAATCGCGCAAGCTACGCTAGACGCACAGCTTTTTAAAGAAAAAATTGCACCAATATTAGCAATCGAAAGCCGACTTGTCGGTGAAGAACCTTATTCTAAGGTGACAGAAATCTATAACGAAACCTTAAAGAAGGTGTTTGGAGAATCACTTTCCCTGATCATTATCCCGAGAAAACGCATAAAAAATGAAGCAATCAGCGCAACAAAAATCCGACGCGCTTTAAAAGAAGCGGATGATGAGACATTACAAGTATATTTGCCCGCTTCAACTTATAACTATATCAAGAACCATATACAACAGAGGTGA
- a CDS encoding OadG-related small transporter subunit: protein MSAELIKSLELLVLGWGGVFVVILIIYFASMLLSRLFPVRK from the coding sequence ATGTCTGCAGAATTAATCAAATCGCTTGAACTACTAGTTTTAGGATGGGGTGGGGTTTTCGTTGTTATCTTGATCATCTATTTCGCTTCGATGCTCTTGAGCCGGTTGTTTCCAGTACGAAAATAA
- a CDS encoding sodium ion-translocating decarboxylase subunit beta: protein METLIEGVIGMGQEPGRIVMMLIGGVLMYLGIKKEYEPTLLVPMGLGTILVNFPNSGVLSAGGEAGAFQILFDMGITTELFPLLLFIGIGAMIDFGPLLQNPFLLLFGAAAQFGIFFTIIVAILLGFDMNDAASIGIIGAADGPTSIFVANTLNSKYMGAIMVAAYSYMALVPIIQPVAIKAVTTRKERQIRMTYRAGEVSQTAKILFPLVISVVAGLIAPVSLPLVGFLMFGNLLRECGVLERLSITAQNELVNLISILLGISISVKMQYEEFLQIDTLMVIGLGLVAFIMDSIGGVLFAKLLNLFRKEKINQMIGAAGISAFPMSSRVIQKMATEEDPQNFILMHAAGANVSGQIASVIAGGLLLALLV, encoded by the coding sequence GTGGAAACACTTATTGAAGGAGTTATTGGAATGGGGCAAGAGCCGGGTCGGATCGTGATGATGTTGATTGGCGGCGTCCTCATGTATCTTGGGATCAAAAAAGAATATGAACCGACGTTGCTTGTTCCAATGGGGTTAGGTACGATTTTAGTCAATTTTCCCAATTCAGGGGTTCTAAGTGCTGGTGGCGAGGCAGGAGCATTCCAAATATTGTTTGATATGGGAATCACAACGGAGCTGTTTCCACTTTTATTATTCATCGGGATCGGTGCGATGATCGATTTTGGCCCATTGTTACAAAATCCGTTTTTATTACTCTTTGGAGCGGCTGCCCAGTTTGGGATTTTCTTTACGATCATTGTAGCCATCCTATTAGGATTTGATATGAATGATGCGGCTTCCATCGGGATCATCGGAGCAGCAGATGGGCCAACATCCATTTTTGTCGCGAATACGTTGAACTCCAAATATATGGGGGCCATCATGGTGGCTGCCTATTCGTATATGGCGTTAGTACCGATCATCCAGCCGGTAGCGATCAAAGCTGTAACAACAAGAAAAGAACGGCAGATCCGCATGACTTATCGGGCAGGAGAAGTATCGCAAACAGCAAAAATCCTGTTTCCCTTAGTGATCTCGGTCGTCGCCGGTTTGATTGCACCTGTTTCTTTGCCATTAGTCGGTTTTTTGATGTTTGGTAATTTGTTACGGGAGTGTGGAGTATTGGAACGTCTGTCGATCACTGCCCAAAACGAGTTGGTGAATCTTATCAGTATTTTATTGGGGATATCCATTTCGGTCAAAATGCAGTATGAAGAATTTTTACAGATTGATACCTTGATGGTCATTGGGTTAGGGCTAGTTGCTTTTATTATGGATTCGATCGGTGGCGTGTTGTTTGCGAAACTATTGAATTTATTCCGAAAAGAGAAAATCAATCAAATGATCGGAGCAGCAGGAATCTCAGCATTTCCAATGTCTAGTCGGGTCATACAGAAAATGGCGACAGAAGAAGATCCACAGAACTTCATCTTGATGCACGCCGCTGGGGCCAATGTGTCTGGTCAGATTGCTTCAGTGATTGCCGGTGGCTTATTGCTCGCCTTGTTGGTCTAA
- a CDS encoding acetyl-CoA carboxylase biotin carboxyl carrier protein subunit, whose product MLRKFKISIDGKEYLVEMEEIGEGTQTRPVPMVERATPVETVVPTKESPKEPEVKSSVAAGADAMASPMPGTISRVLVSIGEVVEVNQPLMILEAMKMENEIVAGKAGKVTGIHIGQGEMVNPGDPLITIS is encoded by the coding sequence ATGTTGCGGAAGTTCAAAATCTCAATTGATGGAAAAGAATATTTAGTGGAAATGGAAGAAATCGGAGAAGGCACACAAACACGTCCAGTTCCTATGGTTGAACGTGCCACTCCAGTTGAAACCGTAGTGCCGACGAAGGAATCACCTAAAGAACCGGAAGTGAAATCCTCAGTTGCAGCCGGAGCGGATGCGATGGCTTCCCCGATGCCGGGAACGATTTCTCGCGTACTAGTTTCAATCGGTGAGGTGGTAGAAGTCAATCAACCGTTGATGATCTTAGAAGCAATGAAAATGGAAAATGAGATCGTTGCTGGTAAAGCCGGCAAAGTGACTGGTATCCATATTGGGCAAGGTGAGATGGTGAATCCTGGTGATCCACTTATCACGATCAGTTAA
- a CDS encoding CitMHS family transporter, with protein MLLTVLSYAMIIIFMYVIMKKKMSPFTSLVVIPLLFTLVAMISGASKKGNIGDFVLEGIKTTSNTGIMLLFAILYFSIMLDAGLFDPITKKMIYFAKGDPMKVLMATAIVAATVSLNGDGTTTTLICCSAFIPIYKKLNMKMMNLGVLIILQNTIMNLLPWGGPTARAMAVLEVDADILSYLAPGMILSLLYVIFFVARRMGKQERTRLGITQLSNEEIEEITKITDPETAKIRRPKNFIFNGILTIALIAWLVASSFISSIALPPLLLFLVGTCIALMVNYPILKDQSARIGANGGDAVQVVILVFAAGVFMGLFQGSGMAEALANSFTYLIPKQLAGFWGLVIALISAPGTFFISNDGFYFGVLPVLAEAGHTYGFTNMQMALASLMGQAFHLLSPLVAFIYLLLRLTGLDMGKWQREAGKYALGIFIIFIITIILLGHMPFYIPQ; from the coding sequence ATGCTACTAACCGTTTTATCTTATGCGATGATCATTATTTTTATGTATGTCATCATGAAAAAGAAAATGTCTCCATTTACCTCTCTAGTGGTTATTCCACTTTTGTTTACTTTAGTTGCAATGATTTCCGGTGCTTCAAAGAAAGGAAATATTGGCGATTTTGTATTAGAAGGAATCAAAACAACTTCAAATACAGGAATCATGCTATTATTTGCCATTTTATATTTTTCGATCATGTTAGATGCCGGACTATTTGATCCAATCACAAAGAAAATGATCTATTTTGCTAAAGGCGATCCAATGAAAGTCTTGATGGCAACCGCGATTGTCGCTGCCACCGTCTCCTTGAATGGTGATGGAACAACGACCACGTTGATTTGTTGCTCTGCCTTTATTCCTATCTACAAAAAGTTGAACATGAAAATGATGAACCTAGGGGTATTGATCATTCTGCAAAATACGATCATGAATCTATTGCCTTGGGGCGGACCAACCGCTCGAGCAATGGCTGTCTTAGAAGTTGATGCGGATATTTTGTCTTACTTAGCGCCTGGAATGATCTTATCTCTACTTTATGTCATCTTTTTTGTTGCCCGCCGAATGGGGAAACAAGAACGGACTCGTTTAGGTATCACTCAATTATCCAATGAAGAAATCGAAGAGATCACTAAGATCACCGATCCTGAAACAGCAAAAATACGCCGTCCTAAGAATTTTATTTTCAATGGAATACTTACGATCGCACTGATTGCTTGGCTAGTGGCTAGCTCGTTTATCTCTTCGATCGCCTTGCCTCCACTTCTCCTATTTTTAGTAGGGACTTGTATTGCTTTGATGGTAAATTACCCCATTCTTAAAGATCAATCAGCACGGATCGGTGCAAATGGTGGTGATGCCGTCCAAGTTGTAATTTTAGTTTTTGCAGCCGGTGTGTTCATGGGCTTGTTCCAAGGATCTGGAATGGCAGAAGCATTAGCAAACAGTTTTACGTATCTCATTCCAAAACAATTAGCCGGCTTCTGGGGATTGGTTATCGCTTTGATTTCAGCACCAGGTACCTTCTTTATTTCAAATGATGGCTTTTACTTTGGGGTATTGCCAGTCTTAGCAGAAGCTGGTCATACTTATGGATTCACGAATATGCAAATGGCCCTTGCCTCTTTGATGGGTCAAGCCTTCCACTTGCTAAGTCCATTAGTTGCTTTTATCTACCTTCTACTACGTTTGACTGGATTGGATATGGGAAAATGGCAAAGAGAAGCCGGAAAATATGCCTTAGGTATTTTTATTATTTTTATCATCACAATTATCCTTTTAGGACATATGCCGTTTTATATCCCACAATAA
- a CDS encoding GntR family transcriptional regulator, protein MNEVVEALRKNLDLTQNKTLNVLIYEAFRKTIILGDIPANTRINEKVLAEELNISRTPIRLAMKQLVNEKLVQHVPKIGIVVKGIRIKDAYEIYDIRKSLDTLATIKAMNQMTKEDFSELKELLLQGERYNQADQTEKVLQNFSDFNTFIYEKSQMLRLKSIVLELQAYLVYFRDIAIRSSRRRDKALEEHWLIYRGMQTKNVEQITLITHEHLDRSLQFILAEMERRKID, encoded by the coding sequence ATGAATGAGGTTGTTGAAGCATTACGCAAAAATTTGGATCTAACTCAAAATAAGACATTGAACGTGCTTATTTATGAAGCTTTTCGTAAAACGATCATTCTAGGGGATATCCCTGCAAATACACGGATCAACGAAAAAGTTTTAGCAGAAGAACTAAATATCAGCCGGACACCCATTCGCTTAGCCATGAAACAATTAGTCAATGAAAAGTTGGTTCAACATGTGCCTAAAATCGGCATCGTTGTGAAAGGTATCCGCATAAAAGACGCTTACGAAATCTATGACATCCGCAAATCTTTAGATACACTTGCCACGATCAAGGCCATGAACCAAATGACAAAAGAAGACTTCTCCGAGTTGAAAGAGCTGTTGTTACAAGGAGAACGTTATAATCAAGCGGACCAAACAGAAAAAGTCCTACAGAATTTCTCGGACTTCAATACTTTCATTTATGAAAAAAGCCAGATGCTCCGTTTAAAATCTATCGTACTAGAGTTACAAGCTTACTTAGTTTATTTTCGTGATATCGCCATTCGTTCATCCAGACGTAGAGATAAAGCCCTTGAAGAACACTGGCTCATCTATCGTGGCATGCAAACGAAAAATGTAGAGCAAATCACTTTGATCACACACGAACATCTTGATCGTTCTTTGCAATTTATTTTAGCTGAAATGGAGCGTAGAAAAATTGACTGA
- the citG gene encoding triphosphoribosyl-dephospho-CoA synthase CitG, protein MTDHELVPSIALAAKHALQYEVTLSPKPGLVDPFSKGAHNDMDFQTFQTSIQALSPFFSKYLEVGLQHKGSKKRLFERLRTIGYQAEKMMLVATNGVNTHKGANFSFAVILGAIGWQLQQQFIQKLPLNAEQTQKILHVTGELTHHLIQEDFQDLTRKKQKTHGEKLFLTYGLSGIRGEASQSYPSLTSLLLPYLRSTKYDTSDELFLRALVLLMSEIEDGNLVHRGGIQAWQQVKQETKKIHQADLSTKQLLDELTNYDQRLIERNLSPGGSADLLSLGMFFAQLEGLLSLPEGKKM, encoded by the coding sequence TTGACTGATCACGAATTGGTACCTTCAATTGCACTTGCTGCAAAACACGCTTTACAATACGAAGTCACATTAAGTCCAAAACCAGGCTTAGTCGATCCATTTTCAAAAGGTGCGCATAACGATATGGATTTTCAGACGTTTCAAACGAGTATTCAAGCGTTATCTCCCTTTTTCTCAAAATATCTTGAAGTTGGGCTTCAGCATAAAGGGAGCAAGAAAAGGTTATTTGAACGTCTACGAACGATCGGCTATCAAGCAGAAAAAATGATGCTTGTTGCAACGAATGGCGTGAATACACATAAAGGTGCGAATTTCTCTTTTGCAGTTATATTGGGCGCTATCGGCTGGCAATTGCAACAACAGTTTATTCAAAAGCTCCCGTTAAACGCTGAACAGACCCAAAAAATTTTACACGTAACTGGTGAATTGACTCATCATTTGATCCAAGAAGATTTTCAAGATCTAACCCGAAAAAAACAAAAAACGCATGGCGAAAAACTTTTTTTAACGTACGGTCTTTCTGGTATTCGAGGCGAAGCATCACAGAGCTACCCTAGCCTTACTTCACTTCTCCTTCCATACCTGCGTTCAACAAAATATGACACATCAGATGAACTATTTTTACGTGCATTAGTATTGTTGATGAGTGAGATCGAAGATGGAAACTTAGTTCATCGCGGAGGTATTCAGGCGTGGCAACAAGTAAAACAAGAAACAAAAAAAATCCATCAAGCAGACCTTTCGACGAAACAACTACTTGATGAATTAACTAATTATGATCAACGACTGATCGAACGCAACCTCAGTCCTGGCGGCTCAGCAGATTTACTTTCATTAGGTATGTTTTTCGCTCAATTAGAAGGACTACTCTCTCTGCCAGAAGGCAAAAAAATGTAA
- a CDS encoding putative quinol monooxygenase has protein sequence MIIINAKFTITEAKRAEFLEEVTQLIEATRKEDGCLSYELYESTEQVNVFTMVENWRDEQAIEGHNQSPLLQQLFKNMPEYAEKETVLNVAKTIA, from the coding sequence ATGATCATCATCAATGCGAAATTTACCATTACAGAAGCAAAACGCGCTGAATTTTTAGAAGAAGTCACACAATTGATCGAAGCCACTCGAAAAGAAGACGGCTGCTTGAGTTATGAATTGTATGAGTCAACCGAGCAAGTCAATGTATTTACGATGGTGGAAAACTGGCGTGATGAACAAGCAATCGAAGGACATAACCAAAGCCCATTATTGCAACAGTTGTTCAAAAATATGCCAGAATATGCAGAAAAAGAAACAGTATTGAATGTTGCAAAAACAATTGCCTAA